The following are encoded together in the Perca flavescens isolate YP-PL-M2 chromosome 22, PFLA_1.0, whole genome shotgun sequence genome:
- the jcada gene encoding uncharacterized protein jcada, whose product MYSVEDLLISHGYKLPKHTSSTPTPAPASSSRQAPSSSPPSYSKHHEILENRPGPRTVNGYERGPGMPCGNGGGSRQPQAYGSGCPNNNNEARDRSLSRREGEGRGQIDTHSLGESLTSDSGFCDGTRGPQSQSKDVSYWRRRGQDFAVLLDYADLKEPHGGGHVGYGRPEGSQQARGQELSAEERQRAAQERQRWAAQAQAQVQAQAQVQSQARSREREAALHHWRMASERKCQSLGTDEWRPAVSFGRQLSQSEGERWAQEQQRLQARTPEGMVVHPRTKAKSQSLPRMLQPESLQYVDIDSSGLELYRRVNGHPLSHHDLYRAPRWPENGRPASANQLLMTPKPRFTRPPRPPSYEMHQQIRGSCEMLSGRDSVIPQARDRTPLPISRTGDPQLDYFAQDSGPPGYIPPPSYKRAPIMGIGRRGYGEIAVDYRYRGDVYQQIQVAPDGSHWFTRHPACSWQDPQRERSMSSQKQLYPVYTTKERPGGGIQYIPFDDPRIRHISSALDGNSLTDADKIRHIRNELPSVTVSEPVSNDSAFLPPPLGPFIAAKLADDVNQTSSSNFDNDNNRWHSDLHKEAVDNFPATDQNCNNRYPKNQRPPSSPSSAFQAPLPRCSSRQGSSSDQVFAETITQVKKIVPDSGPENTKRRVSETIFCLVSVPVHTPTNICKDLAADQNNNETIASLTVTNTNTFAVGLKESPNVRSKSVNEMPIQHHYSHFHTSSMSSMRNYKRAPLRKEIIDAWALQASEDKELCYAGSWPGNQYRNQETQTGSPLTVVKISEPQSPPGGQEPAQSVSDTTTDSGVGTDSSSSYGYPMAGQKNLHPSSNSAFSRLSLSPTQPTSLLPTQQDPFSPSKAQDQGEQPCSPRKSNSSPPESTEQVSFGQFLLKPVNRRPCDAIGELETINKEMEDTISKRPNAGHCIDDLDGVNKRLDRFKSGAHFTAGPEPGREAISLPPMHIEKPNIKVRSKSFASTTDLDSMDMNISFSRLQANNISQKNELSILSNPGPRDSCLLPSLAPHNESNRLYRQDIPVPQESLLRDVGLTVYTETPGGPGEPMQRSLSVPPPLDHKELSQSVQLSCESRTALVKNSGSPEHNSNTELQAEVETERKAKSDNVPRFRGEVNLSIYRTRSEGSRSPQKEVSPHITRLTRGVSFVLKDDDGNGRYAISKPLTYKNESTIADKHLENLLILEKANSLPAEDLSNLYEVKCAKGIPENESIEQRAARILGISVPVEALGVADKQSEDNQDDMDTTVVDKLQSPGEETQQVIGECEQVKDESLVQGAETEEAKGTGSVVDHEEEGDRQKHSSNHSDSENNEDTEIQSLVVLDLPEFPPHKLPLSLPVTPDDELALSMCSVERRGRGGACKLIESLQEKLNSSASSSASSLGRSTPDRMARLKELDSVSRIRRLSLKGSESGGEVDSEDRDGDREESQVQEVTKEEVVEQREEEEDEKLEEEGGTGTNDKLGDPEEDCKPKKEANEGICEEEQRQEEEAEEMNVDIALKAENEGSKKVDGELKSEESEGEVELKIAEDGKEKPLEEVKDGHNTARAEATQDAGREKLPIPKQRTRLQKPPLLPKPRSVPKREITLPLRFSTGTCGPSNMEDEEMLSVSDSYDPSRVERV is encoded by the exons ATGTACAGCGTGGAGGACCTCCTCATCTCTCATGGATACAAGCTGCCCAAGCATACCTCCTCCACCCCTACCCCAGCCCCCGCGTCATCGTCCCGCCAGGCTCCCTCGTCCTCGCCGCCGTCCTACAGCAAACACCACGAAATCCTGGAGAACAGGCCCGGCCCCAGGACGGTGAACGGGTATGAAAGAGGTCCCGGGATGCCCTGTGGAAACGGTGGTGGATCCAGGCAGCCTCAAGCATATGGCAGCGGCTgtcccaacaacaacaacgaagCCAGGGACAGAAGCTTGTCCAGGCGGGAGGGCGAGGGCCGGGGCCAAATTGACACCCACTCCTTGGGAGAGTCGCTGACCTCGGACAGCGG CTTCTGTGATGGCACCAGAGGTCCTCAGTCACAGTCCAAGGATGTGTCCTACTGGAGGAGACGAGGCCAGGACTTTGCTGTGCTGCTGGACTATGCTGACCTCAAAGAGCCCCATGGAGGAGGCCATGTGGGTTACGGAAGGCCAGAGGGGTCTCAACAAGCAAGAGGCCAAGAGTTGTCTGCAGAAGAGCGTCAGAGAGCAGCTCAGGAGAGGCAGCGCTGGGCAGCCCAGGCCCAGGCTCAGGTGCAGGCTCAGGCCCAGGTCCAGTCTCAGGCCCGCTCTAGAGAGAGGGAAGCTGCTCTCCATCATTGGAGGATGGCGAGTGAGAGGAAGTGCCAGAGCCTGGGGACAGATGAGTGGCGTCCAGCCGTGAGCTTTGGCCGCCAGCTGTCACAGAGTGAGGGTGAGCGTTGGGCACAGGAGCAGCAGCGGCTCCAAGCCAGGACACCAGAGGGTATGGTAGTCCATCCCAGGACCAAAGCCAAATCCCAGTCCCTGCCCAGGATGCTGCAGCCTGAGAGCTTGCAATATGTGGACATAGACTCGTCCGGCCTGGAACTGTACAGGCGGGTCAATGGTCACCCACTGTCACACCACGACCTTTACAGGGCACCCCGCTGGCCGGAGAATGGCAGGCCGGCTAGCGCCAACCAACTTTTAATGACACCAAAGCCCCGCTTCACCCGACCCCCCAGACCTCCCTCTTATGAGATGCACCAGCAGATCAGGGGAAGCTGTGAGATGTTGTCCGGGAGAGACTCAGTGATTCCTCAGGCCAGGGACAGAACTCCACTTCCAATATCAAGGACAGGTGACCCTCAACTTGACTATTTTGCACAGGACTCTGGACCTCCAGGATACATCCCTCCCCCATCATATAAAAGAGCTCCTATAATGGGAATCGGGCGCCGGGGATATGGTGAAATTGCTGTTGACTACAG GTACAGAGGGGATGTGTACCAGCAGATACAGGTGGCTCCAGATGGATCTCACTGGTTCACCAGACATCCAGCCTGTTCCTGGCAGGATCCCCAGAGAGAAAGGAGCATGTCCAGCCAGAAGCAGCTTTACCCTGTATATACTACCAAGGAGCGCCCTGGTGGAGGGATCCAATATATCCCCTTTGATGACCCCCGCATCCGCCATATATCCTCAGCCTTGGATGGCAACTCCCTGACGGATGCTGACAAGATCCGGCACATCCGCAACGAGCTTCCCAGCGTCACCGTGTCGGAGCCTGTATCCAACGACAGTGCCTTTTTGCCCCCGCCATTGGGGCCTTTCATCGCTGCCAAACTGGCCGATGATGTTAACCAGACGTCTTCTAGCAACTTTGACAATGACAATAACAGGTGGCACAGTGATTTGCACAAAGAGGCTGTCGATAACTTCCCAGCAACTGACCAAAACTGCAACAACAGATATCCCAAAAACCAACGTCCTCCTTCATCTCCCTCTTCAGCCTTCCAGGCCCCATTACCAAGATGTTCTTCTCGCCAGGGGTCCAGCTCAGATCAGGTCTTTGCAGAAACCATCACACAAGTGAAGAAAATTGTCCCAGATTCAGGGCCAGAGAACACTAAGAGAAGAGTGAGCGAGACCATCTTCTGCCTTGTGTCCGTCCCTGTTCACACACCGACTAACATTTGCAAAGActtagcagcagatcagaacaACAATGAGACAATAGCAAGTCTGACTGTCACCAACACAAACACTTTCGCTGTAGGCCTCAAAGAGAGCCCCAATGTACGGAGCAAGTCAGTGAATGAGATGCCCATCCAACACCACTACTCTCACTTTCACACCAGCAGCATGTCCTCAATGAGGAACTACAAGAGGGCTCCTCTAAGGAAGGAGATAATAGATGCCTGGGCCCTTCAAGCCAGTGAAGACAAAGAGTTGTGCTATGCTGGGTCCTGGCCTGGAAACCAGTACCGAAACCAGGAAACACAGACTGGCTCACCTTTGACGGTGGTGAAAATTTCAGAACCTCAGAGTCCCCCTGGCGGACAAGAGCCTGCTCAGTCTGTctcagacacaaccacagacagtGGTGTGGGGACAGACAGTAGCTCCTCTTATGGTTACCCCATGGCAGGCCAGAAAAACCTTCATCCCTCCAGCAACAGCGCCTTCTCCCGTCTTAGCCTCAGCCCAACACAACCGACATCCCTTCTACCCACTCAACAAGACCCATTCTCCCCATCAAAGGCCCAGGATCAGGGAGAGCAGCCATGTTCCCCCAGGAAGAGCAACTCCAGTCCCCCGGAGAGTACAGAGCAAGTGAGCTTTGGGCAGTTTCTCTTAAAGCCAGTGAACCGACGACCCTGTGATGCCATTGGTGAACTGGAGACCATTAATAAGGAGATGGAAGACACAATCAGCAAGAGACCCAATGCGGGTCACTGCATTGACGATCTAGATGGGGTGAATAAGAGATTAGACCGGTTTAAATCAGGAGCACATTTCACTGCTGGTCCAGAACCAGGCAGGGAAGCAATCAGTCTTCCACCAATGCACATAGAAAAACCCAACATAAAAGTCAGATCAAAGTCCTTTGCTTCTACCACTGATCTAGACTCTATGGACATGAATATTTCTTTCTCCAGACTACAGGCTAACAACATATCACAAAAAAATGAGCTATCCATACTCTCCAACCCAGGCCCCAGAGACAGTTGCCTCCTGCCCTCACTAGCCCCACACAATGAGTCAAACCGGCTCTATAGACAGGACATCCCAGTGCCTCAAGAGTCCTTGCTGAGGGATGTGGGGTTAACCGTTTACACAGAGACTCCTGGTGGTCCTGGGGAGCCAATGCAGCGCTCACTCTCAGTCCCCCCTCCGCTCGATCATAAGGAGCTTAGTCAGTCAGTGCAGCTCTCGTGTGAGAGCAGGACAGCACTTGTTAAAAATAGTGGTAGCCCCGAGCACAATTCAAATACAGAGCTTCAAGCTGAGGTCGAAACTGAGAGAAAGGCTAAATCAGACAATGTTCCACGATTCAGGGGTGAGGTGAATTTAAGCATCTATAGAACCAGGAGTGAAGGCAGCAGATCACCTCAGAAAGAGGTTTCTCCACATATCACCAGACTGACCAGGGGGGTTTCTTTTGTGTTGAAGGATGATGATGGCAATGGGAGATACGCCATCTCTAAGCCCCTGACCTACAAGAATGAGTCAACCATTGCAGATAAGCATCTAGAGAACTTACTGATTCTGGAGAAAGCCAATTCTTTACCTGCAGAAGACCTCAGCAACCTGTATGAGGTTAAATGCGCAAAAGGTATCCCTGAAAATGAGTCCATCGAGCAGAGGGCTGCCAGAATTCTGGGTATTTCTGTTCCAGTGGAGGCCTTGGGAGTGGCTGACAAACAGTCCGAGGACAACCAGGACGATATGGATACCACTGTAGTTGATAAACTACAAAGTCCAGGAGAAGAGACACAGCAGGTGATAGGAGAGTGTGAGCAAGTCAAAGATGAGTCCCTTGTCcagggagcagagacagaggaggctAAGGGGACAGGATCAGTAGTGGACCACGAAGAAGAAGGAGACAGACAAAAGCACAGCAGCAACCACAGCGATAGTGAAAACAACGAGGATACTGAGATTCAGTCCCTGGTGGTACTGGATCTTCCCGAGTTCCCACCTCATAAGCTTCCCCTATCCCTCCCTGTCACCCCTGATGACGAGCTAGCACTTAGCATGTGCAGTGTGGAGAGGAGGGGGCGAGGTGGAGCATGCAAACTAATCGAATCCCTGCAAGAAAAGCTAAACTCCTCCGCTTCTTCGTCTGCTTCCTCCCTGGGCAGGTCAACCCCAGACAGAATGGCCCGTCTGAAAGAGCTGGACTCAGTGTCTCGAATAAGGCGCCTCAGCCTCAAAGGTTCAGAGTCTGGAGGAGAAGTTGATTCTGAGGATAGGGATGGTGACAGAGAGGAGAGCCAAGTTCAGGAAGTGACAAAGGAGGAAGTTGTAGAGCAacgagaagaggaagaggatgagaaACTGGAGGAAGAAGGAGGGACGGGAACAAATGACAAGTTGGGAGATCCTGAAGAAGATTGTAAACCTAAAAAAGAAGCAAATGAAGGGATATGTGAGGAAGAGCAAAGACAAGAAGAGGAGGCAGAAGAGATGAATGTTGACATTGCACTAAAAGCAGAAAATGAAGGGAGTAAAAAAGTAGATGGTGAATTAAAATCAGAGGAGTCAGAAGGAGAAGTGGAGCTGAAAATTGCGGAGGATGGCAAAGAAAAGCCTTTGGAGGAGGTAAAAGATGGACATAATACAGCCAGAGCTGAGGCGACACAAGACGCTGGCAGAGAAAAGTTGCCCATACCAAAGCAGCGCACCAGGCTGCAGAAGCCTCCTTTGCTTCCTAAACCTCGCAGCGTTCCCAAGAGAGAAATAACGCTGCCTCTCCGCTTCAGCACTGGGACCTGTGGTCCCTCGAATATGGAGGATGAGGAGATGCTCTCTGTCTCAG ACTCCTACGACCCCAGTCGAGTGGAGAGAGTGTAA